The segment GGGTATGACTTGCGAATCACTTCGACAATCAGACGTTCTGCGTCACGGTCAACATTAGTAACGAAGTCGTTGCTGCCTTTCTGGCTGGCTTCGACAGCGTCCGGGGTTTCATAATTCTTTGCAATTAAATTTCCGGCCTTGCGCGCAGCGCGCACGGCGATGTTGAGCATCGGATGCATCGGTATCTCTCGCTGGATGTTAAAGAACAGGGAAAACGGCGCGGAGTATAGCAGCGCATTCGGTAAATGTCCTGTTTTATGTTAGCATCGCGCCATCATTTTCTTACCTGCTTCTATTATGCTGCAAAATATCCGAATTGTACTGGTGGAAACCTCCCACACCGGCAACATGGGCTCGGTAGCCCGTGCCATGAAAACCATGGGTTTGAGCAATCTGTATCTGGTCAACCCGTTGGTCAAACCTGATTCTCAGGCCATCTCTCTCGCCGCAGGTGCCAGCGATGTGATCGGCAATGCGCAGATCGTGGACACCCTCGATGAGGCGATTGCGGGTTGTAGCCTGGTGGTTGGCACCAGCGCACGTTCGCGTTCTTTGCCGTGGCCGATGCTGGATTCGCGTGAATGCGGTATCAAAAGTGTCGAAGAGGGGCAGCAGGCACCGGTCGCGCTGGTGTTTGGCCGTGAGCGTGTTGGCCTGACCAATGAAGAGTTGCAGAAGTGCCACTATCACGTCGCGATTCAGGCGAACCCGGAA is part of the Pantoea phytobeneficialis genome and harbors:
- the trmJ gene encoding tRNA (cytosine(32)/uridine(32)-2'-O)-methyltransferase TrmJ; the protein is MLQNIRIVLVETSHTGNMGSVARAMKTMGLSNLYLVNPLVKPDSQAISLAAGASDVIGNAQIVDTLDEAIAGCSLVVGTSARSRSLPWPMLDSRECGIKSVEEGQQAPVALVFGRERVGLTNEELQKCHYHVAIQANPEYSSLNLAMAVQIIAYEVRMAWLDAQEKATPQPQFEESPYPLVDDLERFYQHMEQMMLNSGFIREGNPGQVMSKLRRLYTRARPERDELNILRGMLASFEKRKGSEGNS